In one Streptomyces sp. NBC_01241 genomic region, the following are encoded:
- a CDS encoding FadR/GntR family transcriptional regulator, which translates to MSTLAHTMMTAARSADSGLAGPGELDRYPYAEAPAGERAPLRSWDGPDADLGRAGRRGSASRGRGLHGQLVQQLGQMIVSGDLGADRPLVPEEIGQRFEVSRTVVRESLRVLEAKGLVSARPNVGTRVRPVSDWNLLDPDIIEWRAFGPQREDQRRELGELRWTIEPLAARLAAGHGREDIQQRLGDMVEIMGHALGQGDGITCSRADAEFHSLLIQAAGNRMLEHLSGIVSAALQVSGGPVTGCDRPTEASLGHHARIVDALASGDSTGAEAAMRQLLVVHPEVERVVPAPREH; encoded by the coding sequence GTGAGTACCCTTGCGCACACCATGATGACCGCCGCCCGCTCCGCCGACTCCGGCCTCGCCGGCCCGGGTGAACTCGACCGCTACCCGTATGCGGAGGCGCCGGCCGGCGAGCGCGCCCCTCTTCGCTCCTGGGACGGTCCCGATGCCGACCTGGGCCGGGCGGGCCGACGGGGCTCGGCCAGTCGGGGCCGCGGCCTCCACGGCCAACTCGTTCAGCAGCTGGGCCAGATGATTGTCTCCGGTGATCTGGGGGCCGACCGGCCCCTCGTGCCGGAAGAGATCGGTCAGCGTTTCGAGGTCTCCCGCACCGTCGTACGCGAATCGCTGCGCGTTCTTGAGGCCAAAGGCCTGGTCAGCGCCCGGCCCAATGTTGGTACCCGGGTCCGCCCTGTCAGTGACTGGAACCTACTGGACCCCGACATCATCGAATGGCGTGCCTTCGGCCCTCAGCGTGAGGACCAGCGTCGCGAGCTCGGCGAGCTCCGGTGGACGATCGAACCGCTCGCGGCCCGTCTCGCTGCAGGTCATGGTCGTGAGGACATCCAGCAGCGACTCGGCGACATGGTGGAGATCATGGGGCACGCGCTCGGGCAGGGGGACGGGATCACCTGTTCCCGGGCCGACGCGGAATTCCACTCCCTGCTCATCCAGGCAGCGGGCAATCGCATGCTCGAGCACCTCTCCGGCATCGTTTCCGCGGCGTTGCAGGTCTCGGGTGGTCCTGTCACGGGCTGTGACCGTCCCACCGAGGCGTCTCTAGGTCACCATGCACGCATCGTCGACGCCCTCGCATCCGGCGACTCGACCGGCGCCGAGGCGGCCATGCGTCAACTGCTCGTCGTCCACCCCGAGGTGGAACGGGTGGTACCCGCCCCCCGCGAGCACTGA
- a CDS encoding RNA polymerase sigma factor yields MSASTSRTLPPEIAESESVMALIERGKADGQIAGDDVRRAFEADQIPPTQWKNVLRSLNQILEEEGVTLMVSAAEPSKRARKSVAAKSPVKRTATKTVAAKTTVTRTVAATAAPSAETVDVVADDAAAAGPAKKAAAKKTAAKKTAVKKTAAKKATTKKSGKQDDELLDGDETAEEVKAGKGEEEEGEGENKGFVLSDDDEDDAPAQQVAVAGATADPVKDYLKQIGKVPLLNAEQEVELAKRIEAGLFAEDKLANSDKLAPKLKRELEIIAEDGRRAKNHLLEANLRLVVSLAKRYTGRGMLFLDLIQEGNLGLIRAVEKFDYTKGYKFSTYATWWIRQAITRAMADQARTIRIPVHMVEVINKLARVQRQMLQDLGREPTPEELAKELDMTPEKVIEVQKYGREPISLHTPLGEDGDSEFGDLIEDSEAVVPADAVSFTLLQEQLHSVLDTLSEREAGVVSMRFGLTDGQPKTLDEIGKVYGVTRERIRQIESKTMSKLRHPSRSQVLRDYLD; encoded by the coding sequence GTGTCGGCCAGCACATCCCGTACGCTCCCGCCGGAGATCGCCGAGTCCGAGTCTGTGATGGCGCTCATCGAGCGGGGAAAGGCTGATGGGCAGATCGCCGGCGATGACGTGCGTCGGGCCTTCGAGGCTGACCAGATTCCGCCAACCCAGTGGAAGAATGTTCTGCGCAGCCTCAACCAGATCCTCGAGGAAGAGGGTGTGACGCTGATGGTCAGTGCCGCGGAGCCGTCCAAACGTGCCCGCAAGAGCGTCGCAGCAAAGAGCCCGGTCAAGCGCACCGCCACCAAGACTGTCGCGGCCAAGACGACCGTGACCAGGACGGTCGCGGCCACTGCCGCCCCGTCGGCAGAGACCGTGGACGTGGTGGCTGACGACGCTGCCGCGGCCGGCCCTGCGAAGAAGGCAGCAGCCAAGAAGACGGCTGCCAAGAAGACCGCCGTGAAGAAGACGGCGGCCAAGAAGGCAACAACGAAGAAGTCCGGAAAGCAGGACGACGAGCTCCTCGACGGCGACGAGACGGCCGAGGAAGTAAAGGCCGGCAAGGGCGAAGAAGAGGAGGGCGAGGGCGAGAACAAGGGCTTCGTCCTCTCCGACGACGACGAGGACGACGCACCTGCGCAGCAGGTCGCCGTCGCCGGCGCCACCGCCGACCCGGTCAAGGACTACCTGAAGCAGATCGGCAAGGTTCCCCTCCTCAACGCCGAACAGGAGGTCGAGCTCGCCAAGCGCATCGAGGCGGGTCTGTTCGCCGAGGACAAGCTGGCGAACTCCGACAAACTTGCGCCGAAGCTCAAGCGCGAGCTGGAAATCATCGCCGAGGACGGCCGCCGCGCCAAGAACCACCTGCTGGAGGCCAACCTCCGTCTCGTGGTTTCGCTGGCCAAGCGCTACACCGGCCGCGGCATGCTCTTCCTGGACCTGATCCAGGAAGGCAACCTCGGTCTGATCCGCGCGGTCGAGAAGTTCGACTACACCAAGGGCTACAAGTTCTCCACGTACGCCACCTGGTGGATCCGTCAGGCAATCACCCGTGCCATGGCCGACCAGGCCCGCACCATCCGTATCCCGGTGCACATGGTGGAGGTCATCAACAAGCTCGCCCGTGTGCAGCGCCAGATGCTCCAGGACCTGGGCCGCGAGCCCACGCCGGAGGAGCTGGCCAAGGAACTCGACATGACCCCCGAGAAGGTCATCGAGGTCCAGAAGTACGGACGCGAGCCGATCTCCCTCCACACCCCACTGGGTGAGGACGGGGATAGCGAGTTCGGTGACCTGATTGAGGACTCCGAGGCGGTCGTCCCGGCCGACGCGGTCAGCTTCACGCTTCTCCAGGAGCAGCTGCACTCGGTGCTCGATACGCTCTCCGAGCGTGAAGCCGGCGTGGTCTCGATGCGCTTCGGTCTCACCGATGGCCAGCCGAAGACGCTGGACGAGATCGGCAAGGTCTACGGCGTGACGCGCGAGCGCATCCGTCAGATCGAGTCGAAGACCATGTCGAAATTGCGCCACCCGTCGCGTTCGCAGGTGCTGCGCGACTACCTCGACTAG
- a CDS encoding S1 family peptidase yields MSRNVFRAMTGVLALVAATAAVPPGSSAPAVADSIVIGGQPAHVKDSPWVVALSSRDRFGDTRAGQFCGGVVVAPKKVLTAAHCLSREALGADVGNVRDLRIISGRDTLPGTDGKEVPVQAAWSNPRFDPLTNAGDLAVLSLVDALPATSVIPMAESGDAAYTPGTGAVVYGWGDTTGNSDYASSLRAAKVSVLPDSLCAQAYPGGRNGTYDASAMLCAGELQGGHDSCQGDSGGPLVARGRLIGLVSWGNGCGKAGSPGVYTRISAAIDWMPAGN; encoded by the coding sequence ATGTCCCGTAACGTCTTCCGCGCCATGACCGGGGTGCTCGCCCTGGTGGCCGCCACGGCCGCGGTACCGCCCGGATCCTCCGCTCCGGCTGTTGCGGACAGCATCGTCATCGGTGGTCAGCCCGCACACGTCAAGGACAGCCCCTGGGTCGTCGCGCTGTCCAGTCGGGACCGTTTCGGCGATACGCGCGCCGGTCAGTTCTGCGGCGGCGTCGTGGTCGCGCCGAAGAAGGTGCTGACCGCTGCGCACTGCCTGAGCAGGGAGGCACTCGGAGCCGACGTCGGCAATGTACGCGATCTACGGATCATCTCGGGCCGGGATACCCTGCCCGGGACCGACGGGAAGGAGGTACCGGTCCAGGCCGCATGGAGCAATCCGCGATTCGACCCGCTCACGAACGCGGGGGACCTTGCGGTGCTCAGTCTGGTCGACGCGCTGCCCGCGACGAGCGTGATCCCGATGGCCGAATCCGGTGACGCGGCATACACGCCGGGTACGGGTGCCGTCGTCTACGGGTGGGGGGACACGACCGGTAACAGCGACTACGCGTCGTCGCTCCGCGCCGCCAAAGTGAGCGTTCTACCGGACAGTTTGTGCGCGCAGGCTTACCCGGGCGGCAGGAATGGCACGTACGACGCCTCAGCGATGCTCTGCGCGGGCGAACTGCAGGGCGGCCACGACTCATGCCAAGGCGACAGCGGAGGGCCGCTGGTGGCCCGTGGGCGGCTCATTGGGTTGGTGTCCTGGGGGAACGGTTGTGGCAAGGCGGGGAGCCCCGGCGTGTACACCCGTATCTCTGCTGCCATCGACTGGATGCCGGCGGGTAATTGA
- a CDS encoding DUF7455 domain-containing protein has translation MTTVLTPASPLTAADRCDRCGAQAYLRVVLISGGELLFCAHHGRKFEPELKKIAAEIQDETDRLTAVQAQAAEEEQH, from the coding sequence GTGACTACTGTTCTGACCCCCGCGAGCCCGCTGACCGCAGCAGACCGCTGTGACCGTTGCGGCGCCCAGGCATATCTGCGCGTCGTCCTGATCAGCGGCGGTGAACTGCTCTTCTGCGCCCACCACGGTCGCAAGTTCGAGCCGGAACTCAAGAAGATCGCCGCGGAAATACAGGATGAGACGGACCGGCTGACGGCCGTGCAGGCCCAAGCCGCCGAAGAGGAACAACACTGA
- a CDS encoding DNA gyrase/topoisomerase IV subunit B — MTADTSVPSTALLTGADRDGSNYTARHLLVLEGLEAVRKRPGMYIGSTDSRGLMHCLWEIIDNSVDEALGGYCDHIEVILHDDNSVEVRDNGRGIPVDVEPKTGLSGVEVVMTKLHAGGKFGGGSYAASGGLHGVGASVVNALSARLDVEVDRNSATHSISFRRGVPGIFTEQGPDSPFDPANGLLKGKRVPKARTGTRVRYWADRQIFLKDAKLNLETLHQRARQTAFLVPGLTIVVRDERGLDDQGKTEETFRFDGGISEFCEYLAQDKAVCDVLRLTGQGTFKETVPVLDERGHMTATEVTRELVVDIAMRWGTGYDTNLKSFVNIIATPKGGTHVTGFERSVTKTVNEALRSAKLLRVAEDDVVKDDALEGLTAVVTVRLAEPQFEGQTKEVLGTSAANRIVAGVVSKELKAFLTSTKRDAKAQARAILDKAVAAARTRIAARQHKDAQRRKTALESSSLPAKLADCRSDDVDRSELFIVEGDSALGTAKLARNSEFQALLPIRGKILNVQKSSVSDMLKNAECGAIIQVIGAGSGRTFDIDAARYGKIVLLVDADVDGAHIRCLLLTLFQRYMRPMVEAGRVFAAVPPLHRIELVQPKKGQDKYIYTYSDNELRQRLLELQRKNVRYKDSIQRYKGLGEMDADQLAETTMDPRHRTLRRINIGDLESSEHVFDLLMGNDVAPRKEFIASSAATLDRSRIDV, encoded by the coding sequence GTGACCGCCGATACGTCCGTGCCGTCCACTGCGCTGCTGACCGGAGCAGACCGAGACGGTTCCAACTACACCGCGCGGCACCTGCTCGTACTTGAGGGGCTCGAAGCGGTTCGCAAGCGTCCCGGGATGTACATCGGGTCCACCGACAGCCGCGGCCTCATGCACTGCCTCTGGGAGATCATCGACAACTCCGTCGACGAGGCTCTGGGCGGCTACTGCGATCACATCGAGGTCATCCTCCACGACGACAATTCCGTGGAGGTCCGGGACAACGGGCGCGGTATCCCGGTCGATGTCGAGCCCAAGACGGGCCTGTCCGGCGTCGAGGTCGTGATGACCAAGCTGCACGCCGGGGGAAAGTTCGGTGGCGGCTCGTACGCCGCGTCCGGCGGTCTGCACGGCGTGGGCGCCTCCGTGGTCAACGCGCTCTCTGCCCGGCTCGACGTCGAGGTCGACCGCAACAGCGCGACCCACTCGATCAGCTTCCGCCGCGGAGTCCCCGGCATCTTTACCGAACAGGGGCCGGACAGCCCCTTCGACCCGGCCAACGGCCTGCTCAAGGGCAAGCGGGTACCGAAGGCGCGCACCGGAACCAGGGTGCGTTACTGGGCGGACCGGCAGATCTTCCTCAAGGACGCCAAGCTCAACCTGGAGACGCTCCACCAGCGGGCGCGGCAGACGGCCTTCCTCGTCCCCGGTCTCACGATCGTCGTTCGCGACGAGCGTGGTCTCGACGACCAGGGCAAGACCGAGGAGACCTTCCGCTTCGACGGTGGAATCAGTGAATTCTGCGAGTACCTTGCCCAGGACAAGGCGGTCTGTGACGTCCTGCGGCTGACCGGGCAGGGCACATTCAAGGAGACCGTCCCGGTCCTGGACGAGCGCGGTCACATGACGGCGACCGAGGTCACCCGTGAACTCGTCGTCGACATCGCCATGCGCTGGGGCACCGGCTACGACACCAATCTCAAGTCCTTCGTCAACATCATCGCCACCCCCAAGGGCGGCACCCATGTGACCGGATTCGAACGCTCCGTGACCAAGACGGTCAATGAGGCACTGCGGTCGGCCAAGCTTCTCCGTGTCGCCGAGGACGACGTCGTCAAGGACGACGCGCTGGAGGGCCTCACCGCGGTCGTCACCGTACGGCTGGCGGAGCCGCAGTTCGAAGGCCAGACCAAGGAGGTGCTCGGCACCTCGGCGGCCAACCGGATCGTTGCCGGCGTCGTTTCCAAGGAACTCAAGGCGTTCCTGACTTCGACGAAGCGTGATGCCAAGGCCCAGGCCAGGGCGATCCTGGACAAGGCCGTGGCGGCAGCGCGCACGCGCATCGCCGCCCGTCAGCACAAGGATGCACAGCGCCGCAAGACAGCGCTGGAGTCCTCCTCCCTGCCGGCGAAGCTCGCCGACTGCCGCAGCGATGACGTGGACCGCAGCGAGCTCTTCATCGTCGAGGGCGACTCCGCGCTCGGTACGGCCAAGCTTGCGCGGAACAGCGAGTTCCAGGCGCTGCTGCCGATCCGGGGCAAGATCCTCAATGTCCAGAAGTCGTCCGTCTCGGACATGCTGAAGAATGCCGAGTGCGGTGCGATCATCCAGGTCATAGGGGCCGGGTCGGGGCGAACCTTCGACATCGACGCCGCCCGCTACGGGAAGATCGTCCTGCTTGTGGACGCCGATGTCGACGGTGCGCACATCCGCTGTCTGCTCCTGACCCTGTTCCAGCGCTACATGCGGCCCATGGTGGAGGCCGGCCGGGTCTTCGCCGCCGTGCCCCCGCTGCACCGGATCGAGCTGGTCCAGCCCAAGAAGGGCCAGGACAAGTACATCTACACGTACTCCGACAATGAGCTGCGCCAACGGCTGTTGGAGCTGCAGCGGAAGAACGTCCGGTACAAGGACTCGATCCAGCGTTACAAGGGTCTGGGCGAAATGGACGCCGACCAGCTGGCGGAGACCACGATGGACCCTCGGCACCGCACCCTGCGGCGGATCAACATTGGTGATCTGGAATCGTCGGAGCACGTCTTCGATCTGTTGATGGGCAATGACGTGGCACCGCGCAAGGAGTTCATCGCCAGCTCGGCCGCCACTCTGGACCGCTCGCGCATCGACGTCTGA
- a CDS encoding CcdC protein domain-containing protein: MSGLVNVLVIVAVIAVVVVRQRSARRISDGKRCWILPGVLLVVSLREHGLVDPRHEALSVAVLGAELAVGLVTGAGWGWTSQLWREADGSLRTKGTKATVSVWAGGLALRAALFGAAALMGIHQGSAAPRSALAVMLAVRSGVLMWRAGQMRPAYGGFADGMASQPAWKDLV, from the coding sequence ATGTCCGGGCTCGTCAATGTCCTGGTGATCGTCGCCGTCATCGCTGTTGTCGTGGTCCGCCAGCGCTCGGCACGGCGGATCTCCGATGGCAAGCGCTGCTGGATCCTGCCGGGCGTTCTCCTCGTCGTGTCACTGCGCGAGCACGGGCTCGTCGATCCGCGTCACGAGGCGCTGTCGGTGGCCGTCCTGGGCGCGGAGTTGGCGGTGGGCCTGGTCACCGGGGCCGGCTGGGGCTGGACTTCGCAGCTGTGGCGCGAGGCGGACGGTTCGCTGCGGACCAAGGGAACCAAAGCAACCGTCTCTGTCTGGGCAGGGGGACTGGCGCTGCGTGCGGCTCTTTTCGGGGCTGCCGCGCTGATGGGCATACATCAAGGCAGCGCGGCACCGAGGTCGGCTCTCGCGGTGATGTTGGCGGTGCGCAGCGGTGTGCTGATGTGGAGGGCCGGGCAGATGCGTCCGGCATACGGCGGCTTCGCCGACGGGATGGCGTCGCAGCCGGCGTGGAAGGACCTCGTGTGA
- a CDS encoding sensor histidine kinase, with protein MTGAIWTSWPSREALSAGNRTRPRALIAWSVRVVLLTVMLWGAFTSGRFGPWEVALGLVGVAGCAVAAWAFFRTSLEHRPWPSLALLALLMVAALGAQQAGARVPAVILWCGCAVSALERLPLAAGLPATAVALGAYAAVDTGGWLNTAITTGGLCLAGYVLRLDAEARGSAQRLLVQERAARAAEAETAALDERARIAREIHDVLAHSLSAQLVHLEATRLLIEREPAGGFRDRVLERVVVARSMAREALTETRHALSALRGEASPVEDFLRQLAAAEPAEVSVTGEQRTLTAEASQTVRRVAQEAVTNVRKHAPGARVLVRLEYLPDEVALEVTDSGGRGPEEELAVSGSGYGLLGMRERAELLGGTLEAGPGEEGFVVTLRVPA; from the coding sequence GTGACTGGCGCGATCTGGACGAGCTGGCCGTCCCGGGAAGCTCTCTCCGCGGGGAATCGCACCCGCCCACGGGCGTTGATCGCCTGGTCCGTCAGGGTTGTTCTGCTCACCGTCATGCTCTGGGGCGCCTTCACCAGCGGACGGTTCGGGCCCTGGGAGGTGGCGCTCGGACTGGTGGGCGTCGCGGGCTGTGCCGTGGCCGCCTGGGCGTTCTTCCGGACCAGTCTGGAGCACCGGCCGTGGCCGTCGCTGGCACTTCTGGCGCTGCTGATGGTGGCGGCACTCGGGGCGCAACAGGCCGGGGCCCGAGTGCCGGCGGTGATTCTGTGGTGCGGTTGTGCCGTCTCCGCTCTGGAGAGGTTGCCGCTCGCGGCGGGCCTCCCGGCCACGGCCGTCGCGCTCGGCGCATATGCGGCGGTCGACACCGGCGGCTGGCTGAACACGGCCATAACGACAGGGGGCCTCTGTCTGGCGGGCTACGTTCTGCGACTGGACGCAGAGGCCCGGGGCAGTGCTCAGAGGCTCCTCGTGCAGGAGCGGGCGGCCCGCGCGGCGGAGGCCGAGACAGCCGCCCTGGACGAGCGGGCCAGGATCGCCCGTGAAATCCACGATGTGCTCGCCCACAGCCTCTCGGCGCAGCTGGTGCATCTGGAGGCGACGCGACTGCTGATCGAGCGGGAACCCGCGGGGGGGTTCCGGGACCGGGTACTGGAGCGGGTGGTGGTGGCACGTTCCATGGCACGTGAGGCGCTCACGGAGACCCGTCACGCGCTCTCGGCGCTCCGGGGGGAGGCGTCCCCGGTGGAGGATTTCCTACGGCAGTTGGCGGCCGCGGAGCCCGCCGAGGTCAGCGTGACGGGGGAACAGCGGACGCTGACCGCGGAGGCGTCGCAGACGGTCCGGAGGGTGGCGCAGGAGGCCGTGACCAATGTGCGCAAGCACGCGCCGGGGGCCAGAGTCCTCGTACGGCTGGAGTATCTGCCGGATGAGGTCGCCCTGGAGGTCACGGACTCGGGTGGACGCGGACCCGAGGAGGAGCTCGCTGTCAGCGGCTCCGGATACGGTCTGCTGGGGATGAGGGAGCGGGCCGAACTCCTGGGCGGGACGCTGGAGGCCGGCCCCGGCGAGGAGGGTTTCGTGGTGACTCTGCGGGTGCCCGCGTGA
- a CDS encoding response regulator, protein MNARVVVVDDQSVVREGIVMLLGLLPGIEVVGSAKDGEEAVALVAELAPDVVLMDLRMPRCDGAEATRRIRKDYPGTQVVVLTTFADDDSLFPALQAGARGYLTKDAGGDEIVRAIQAVLSGEAGLSPSVQRRLLERVTTQPPPLGPDPGPQLPDGLTPREVEVLVLIAEGLSNLEIARRLHISQATVKSHINNLFAKAGVRDRAQAVRFAYVRGLAQSPGSTFT, encoded by the coding sequence GTGAACGCGCGGGTCGTGGTCGTCGATGACCAGTCGGTTGTCCGCGAAGGAATCGTGATGCTGTTGGGGCTGCTGCCCGGTATCGAGGTGGTCGGATCGGCGAAGGACGGTGAGGAGGCCGTCGCGCTCGTGGCCGAACTGGCACCCGACGTGGTGCTGATGGATCTGCGGATGCCCCGCTGCGACGGGGCGGAAGCAACGCGGCGGATCCGCAAGGACTATCCGGGTACCCAAGTGGTGGTGCTCACGACCTTCGCGGATGACGACTCGCTCTTCCCCGCGCTGCAGGCAGGGGCTCGGGGCTATCTCACGAAGGACGCCGGGGGTGACGAGATCGTGCGGGCCATCCAGGCCGTGCTGTCGGGCGAGGCCGGGCTCTCGCCTTCCGTGCAGCGTCGTCTGCTGGAGCGCGTCACCACACAGCCTCCGCCGCTCGGCCCTGACCCCGGGCCGCAGTTGCCCGACGGTCTGACACCACGTGAGGTGGAGGTGTTGGTCCTGATCGCGGAGGGACTGTCCAATCTGGAGATTGCCCGCAGACTGCACATTTCGCAGGCCACCGTGAAAAGCCACATCAACAACCTCTTCGCCAAGGCCGGAGTACGCGACCGGGCACAGGCCGTTCGTTTTGCGTACGTTCGGGGCCTCGCACAGTCGCCCGGATCGACCTTCACCTGA
- a CDS encoding DUF485 domain-containing protein, which yields MRLDDPWDDALASWGELDGAGSFAPAGHPGPVDLQRGYSAAEIYLEVQRSEAFQEVRRRYRRFVVPATLVFLVWYLAYVVVAITAPGLMARPVAGAVNVAMVAGLGQFLTTFLLTGAYARHARLRRDRAALDLRWETQEMTRGIGR from the coding sequence GTGCGGCTCGACGACCCGTGGGACGACGCGCTGGCCTCCTGGGGCGAACTGGATGGTGCGGGGAGCTTCGCTCCCGCCGGGCATCCGGGGCCGGTGGACCTGCAGCGCGGCTACAGCGCGGCCGAGATCTATCTGGAGGTGCAGCGCAGCGAGGCCTTCCAGGAAGTGCGGCGTCGGTACCGGCGGTTCGTCGTCCCGGCCACACTTGTCTTCCTCGTCTGGTACCTCGCTTACGTCGTCGTCGCGATCACCGCACCCGGACTGATGGCCCGCCCGGTGGCCGGGGCGGTCAATGTCGCGATGGTCGCGGGACTCGGGCAGTTCCTCACAACGTTCCTTCTCACCGGGGCGTACGCCCGGCACGCGCGGCTGCGCAGGGACCGGGCCGCGCTCGATCTGCGCTGGGAGACACAGGAGATGACGCGGGGGATCGGGCGTTGA
- a CDS encoding solute symporter family protein has protein sequence MNGNHQTLALLLFSAFIAVTLAITTWVSRNRHGTAEEFYAGGRLFSPMENGFAIAGDYMSAASFLGISGLIALFGYDGMLYSVGFLVAWLVVLLLVAELVRNCGRFTLADVIAARMAQRPVRIAAGASSVTVSVLYLVAQMVGAGSLVALLLGGTSGAARSWTVIGVGALMVIYVSLGGMRATTWIQIVKAVLLMVGAVVLTVLVLVRFHGDFNALLNSAAERSGHGRRFLSPGLRYGGTWTARIDFISLGLALVLGTAGLPHILSRFYTVPTARAARRSVVWSIGLIGSFYLMTIALGFGAAALVGSAEARASNSAGNTAVPLLALELGGGEGSTGGTILFAVVAAVAFATILAVVAGITLASSASVAHDLYASFRRPGSKQYSEVAVARVAAAGIGVAAIGLGLVAQDLNVAFLVGLAFAVAASANLPVLLYSLFWRNFTTCGAVWSVYGGLIPAVLLVLLSPVVSGSPNSLFSGADFQLFPLENPGLVSIPLGFLAGWVGTVTSTEPPDAAKHAETEVRALTGAGAV, from the coding sequence TTGAACGGGAACCACCAGACGCTGGCGCTCCTGCTGTTCAGCGCCTTCATCGCAGTGACGCTCGCCATCACCACCTGGGTGAGCCGCAACCGGCACGGCACGGCCGAGGAGTTCTACGCGGGGGGTCGACTGTTCTCGCCCATGGAGAACGGTTTCGCCATCGCCGGGGACTACATGTCGGCCGCGTCCTTCCTCGGCATCTCGGGGCTGATCGCCCTCTTCGGCTACGACGGCATGCTCTACTCGGTCGGGTTCCTCGTCGCGTGGCTGGTTGTGCTGCTGCTGGTCGCCGAACTGGTCCGCAACTGCGGTCGGTTCACGCTCGCCGACGTGATTGCGGCGCGGATGGCCCAGCGCCCGGTCCGGATCGCCGCCGGTGCCTCGTCCGTCACCGTCTCCGTGCTCTATCTGGTGGCACAGATGGTCGGCGCGGGCAGCCTGGTCGCGCTGCTCCTCGGCGGTACGAGCGGTGCCGCCCGTTCCTGGACCGTCATCGGTGTCGGGGCTCTCATGGTGATCTATGTGTCGCTCGGTGGGATGCGCGCCACGACCTGGATCCAGATCGTCAAGGCCGTTCTGCTGATGGTGGGGGCGGTTGTACTCACCGTGCTCGTCCTGGTCCGCTTCCACGGCGACTTCAACGCCCTGCTCAACTCCGCCGCCGAACGGAGCGGGCACGGAAGACGGTTCCTCTCGCCCGGGCTCCGGTACGGCGGAACCTGGACGGCACGCATCGACTTCATCAGCCTGGGCCTGGCCCTGGTACTCGGTACGGCGGGGCTGCCGCACATCCTGTCGCGGTTCTACACCGTGCCCACAGCCCGCGCGGCCCGCCGTTCGGTCGTCTGGTCCATCGGGCTCATCGGCAGCTTCTACCTGATGACGATCGCGCTCGGATTCGGGGCGGCGGCGCTGGTCGGTTCGGCCGAGGCGCGGGCGTCGAATTCTGCGGGAAACACCGCGGTTCCGCTGCTGGCCCTGGAGCTCGGTGGCGGTGAAGGGTCCACCGGGGGGACGATCCTGTTCGCCGTGGTTGCCGCTGTCGCCTTCGCGACCATCCTCGCCGTCGTCGCGGGGATCACCCTCGCCTCGTCCGCCTCCGTGGCCCATGACCTCTACGCCTCGTTCAGGCGCCCGGGCTCCAAGCAGTACAGCGAGGTCGCCGTGGCCCGCGTCGCCGCCGCCGGGATCGGGGTGGCCGCCATCGGACTCGGCCTGGTCGCCCAGGACCTCAACGTGGCGTTCCTGGTGGGGCTCGCCTTCGCCGTCGCCGCTTCGGCCAACCTCCCGGTGCTGCTGTACTCCCTGTTCTGGCGGAACTTCACCACCTGCGGAGCGGTCTGGTCCGTGTACGGCGGGCTGATCCCCGCCGTGCTGCTCGTACTGCTCTCCCCGGTGGTCTCCGGCAGCCCGAACTCGCTCTTCTCCGGCGCCGACTTCCAGCTCTTCCCCCTGGAGAACCCCGGCCTGGTCTCCATTCCGCTGGGCTTCCTGGCCGGCTGGGTCGGCACGGTCACCTCCACCGAACCGCCCGACGCCGCCAAGCACGCGGAGACCGAGGTCCGTGCGCTGACGGGGGCGGGAGCGGTGTAG